DNA from Terriglobales bacterium:
TCACCGGCAGCAACCGGTAGCCCATGACGCCGAACAGCAGGATGGCCGCCATGACCAGGGTGGTCATGACCGGACGCCGGATGAAGAGTTCTGCCACGCTCATGAGCGGTTTTCCTGCTGCGGCTCAGCCGCACCTTGCTGCTGCTTGATCTCGACCTTGGCGCCCGGCACCAGCCGCACTTGGCCGTCGGTGACCACCCGTTCGCCCGCCTGCACGCCCTTCTTGATGACGGTCATGTTGTCGATGGTCCAGCCCGGCTCGATGGGACGCATGTCCACCGTCTGATCGGGCTTGACCACGAACACGTACTGCCCCTGCTGGCCGGTCTGCACCGCCGCCGAAGGTACGATGACCGTATCCGGCTGCTCGGCCAGGGTGAGCACCACATTCACGAATTCTCCCGGCCACAGCCGCCGGTCATGGTTCTCGAACGTCCCCTTCAGCTTGATGGTGCCGGTGGTCAGGTCCACGGCGTTATCGATGAAAGTCAGGGTCCCTTGCGCCCGCTGCGGGTTGTCGGGGAAGACGGCCTCGACCTTGAGCTTTCCCGATTCTCGCCGCTGCTTGATCTGCGGCAGCTCCTGCTGCGGCACTGAGAAGGTGACGTAGATGGGCTCGACCTGGTTGATGGTGACGATGGGATCATCGGGGTTCGCCTTCACGATATTCCCGCGGTGCACCATCAGGTTGCCGGTGCGCCCGTTCACCGGCGAGTAGATCTTGGTGTAGGAAAGCTGCACGCGGGCGTACTCGACCGCGGCCTTGTCGGCTTGGACGGCGGCTTGCGACGCTTCTGCCTTGGTGCGCGTGTCGTCGTTCTGCTCCTTGGAGACGACACCGGCCTGGTGCAGCTTCTCGTAGCGCTGGGCCTGGAGTTCATCATTCCTGGCCGTGGCCGTGTCCTTGGCCAGGGTGCCGAGGGCGCGCTGCAGGTCGGCCTCGAAGCTGCGCGGATCGAAGGTGAACAAGAGCTGGCCTTGCTTGACGTCCTGCCCTTCGCTGAAGTGCACTTCCATGATCTGGCCGGTGATCTGCGGCTTCACCCCGACGGTGGTGTAGGCCTCGACATTGCCGATGGCCCGCACCTGCACGGGCACCGTCTTCTGCTCGGCCGTGGCGATGGTGACCGCCACCGGCGGCGGACCCGCCGACTGCACTTTCTGGCCCGAGCAGCCGCTGAGCCCGAGGGCCAGCGCCATGACTGCGGTGCTGATCAAGATCTTCATATGATTTCCGTTCACTTGCCCACTCTCTTCCTATGAATCCCGCCGTTATTTCCGGACGACCCGCTCACCACCATGCCGTTGAGCCAGAGGTCGGTCAAGACCGCCGTGGCCTCAGCGTCGTCGTACTGCTGATGTCGTTTGCCGCCAAAGAGCTCCTGCACCTGGAAGTAGTTGTTGATCATGCCCAGGAACCCGCGGGCGGCGAGCATGGGATCCACTTCGCGGAAGCCCCCCTCGCGGATACGTCCCGCGATATACCCGGCGAGAAGCTCGAAGTAGCGCGCTACCTGGGTGCGGAAGAAGCGCTCGGAGAGGGTGTGACTCTCCAGGGCGCTGAACAGCAGCAGGCGGCTGAGGCTGGAGTCCTTGCGGCGGCGGTCCAGGATGTCGGCAGCGATCCCCTGGAAGATCTCACGGTCGCTCTTGCCCGAGGCCAGACGCGCTTGCAAGTCCTCCTGCCAAGTCGCCACCTTGCACTTTTCCTCGATCACCGCCCAGTACAGGTCCTCCTTGCTGGGGAAGTGGCGGAAGATGAGGGCTTCGTTCACCCGCGAAGCCTGGGCGATGTGACGGGTGGTGGTGCCGTTGAAGCCCTGGCGGGCGAACAACTGGCTGGCCACCTCGAGGATCTGGTGGCGGCGGTCCTGGGCGGTGAAGCGCACTCGTGCGGTCGCCATAGGAGTAAGTAATCACTTACTTTAGGTGCGGGAACCGCGCCTGTCAATCACAAGTTTGCGGGCTCAGGCGTGGTGGCGCAGCGCCGGCCGGGGGCCTCGGAAAAGACTTCGGCGGTGAACGCTTCGACCGTGGCCCCGTGCTGCCAGGCGTCGCCGGGAAGGCCGGCCTTGTGGCAGGTCTCGCTCAGGAAGGTCTCGCGGTCCCAGCCGTACTCCACCGGGACCTGGGGCAGGAGCAGGCCGCGCCGCGCCCCCAGGGTGACGACCAGCCCGTGGCGGCCCACTTCCACGTCCTCGGGCGCGATCGGCTGCAGCTGCGACAGCACGCTGATCTCGACATCGATCTCCCCTGCTTCTTCCGGCGAGAGCGGCAGGAAGCGGGTGTCGTGCAGGGCGGCGGCGACGGCGGTCTCGGCCACGGTGCGCGCCAGTGAGCGCACCGGGAAGACGTAGCCCACGCATCCGCGCAGCTGCCCCTGCCGGTGCAGGGTGGTGAAGGCGCCGCGCTTTTCGGCCAGGTGCTCGCAGGGCGGACTCGTGTCCACCTCCTGCCCTTGCAGGGCGGCGCTGATGGCGTCGTGGGCGAGCTTCAGCAGGAAACGGCGCTCGTCGACTGAATACTCGGCGCCGCTCTCGGCGGGCGGATCGGCATCAGGTTGCGGCAACATCGCGCTTCCTCCGGCGGAGAATGAAGCGGCGGCGTCTCTGGCGCACCATCACCGTGCGGTCGATCTTGCTCCAGAACCCCACAAAATAATCCACTGCGGAGCCCAGCGACAGGGCCACCATGAACCAGATGGCCATGTGCGCGACCAGCTTGATGGAAAAGATATAGGGGCCTACAGTCCAGGACTGCCATTGATGCTCGACGATGGCCGCCACCACGGCCACGATCTGCGCCACCATCTTCACCTTGCCGAAATCGCTGGCCTCGATGGTGAAGCCTTCCGAGGCCGCGATGGAACGCAGGCCGCTGACCAGGAACTCCCGTCCGATGATCACCACCGCCACC
Protein-coding regions in this window:
- a CDS encoding efflux RND transporter periplasmic adaptor subunit produces the protein MKILISTAVMALALGLSGCSGQKVQSAGPPPVAVTIATAEQKTVPVQVRAIGNVEAYTTVGVKPQITGQIMEVHFSEGQDVKQGQLLFTFDPRSFEADLQRALGTLAKDTATARNDELQAQRYEKLHQAGVVSKEQNDDTRTKAEASQAAVQADKAAVEYARVQLSYTKIYSPVNGRTGNLMVHRGNIVKANPDDPIVTINQVEPIYVTFSVPQQELPQIKQRRESGKLKVEAVFPDNPQRAQGTLTFIDNAVDLTTGTIKLKGTFENHDRRLWPGEFVNVVLTLAEQPDTVIVPSAAVQTGQQGQYVFVVKPDQTVDMRPIEPGWTIDNMTVIKKGVQAGERVVTDGQVRLVPGAKVEIKQQQGAAEPQQENRS
- a CDS encoding TetR/AcrR family transcriptional regulator → MATARVRFTAQDRRHQILEVASQLFARQGFNGTTTRHIAQASRVNEALIFRHFPSKEDLYWAVIEEKCKVATWQEDLQARLASGKSDREIFQGIAADILDRRRKDSSLSRLLLFSALESHTLSERFFRTQVARYFELLAGYIAGRIREGGFREVDPMLAARGFLGMINNYFQVQELFGGKRHQQYDDAEATAVLTDLWLNGMVVSGSSGNNGGIHRKRVGK
- the amrA gene encoding AmmeMemoRadiSam system protein A produces the protein MLPQPDADPPAESGAEYSVDERRFLLKLAHDAISAALQGQEVDTSPPCEHLAEKRGAFTTLHRQGQLRGCVGYVFPVRSLARTVAETAVAAALHDTRFLPLSPEEAGEIDVEISVLSQLQPIAPEDVEVGRHGLVVTLGARRGLLLPQVPVEYGWDRETFLSETCHKAGLPGDAWQHGATVEAFTAEVFSEAPGRRCATTPEPANL
- the pgsA gene encoding CDP-diacylglycerol--glycerol-3-phosphate 3-phosphatidyltransferase; amino-acid sequence: MNLPNYITLTRIFSVPLLIWILSSQRFASTDGSRELLASALFIAASITDGLDGYLARRRGQITTLGMLLDPLADKLMITAAFITLVQFNPSIVKAWVAVVIIGREFLVSGLRSIAASEGFTIEASDFGKVKMVAQIVAVVAAIVEHQWQSWTVGPYIFSIKLVAHMAIWFMVALSLGSAVDYFVGFWSKIDRTVMVRQRRRRFILRRRKRDVAAT